In Bacillota bacterium, the following are encoded in one genomic region:
- the thrS gene encoding threonine--tRNA ligase, with protein MDGPHARPESGDGRVPEGREEGPVRLLFPDGVERSFPAGVTPLQALVESDRRLAREAVVARLDGELVDLSRPLERGGRIEFLTAQDPEGRKVLLHSAAHLTAQAVKRLWPEARLGVGPALEETYYYDIDLPEPLSADDLPRIEEAMRDIVSQDLPIRREVLTREEALELFELREEPYKLEIIRQLPEGATITAYRQGEFVDLCRGPHVPSTGMIRAFKLLGVAGSYWRGDEHGPRMQRISGTAFRKSAELEHFLWVREEARRRDHRKLGPELDLFSFHEEAPGFVFWHPKGWTLYRQLEAFSRELQEAAGYREVRTPQVFRTDLWKVSGHWEHYRENMFLMERDDEVLGLKPMNCPAHCLLYKEKTRSYRDLPLRFMEYEGLARYERSGTLHGLLRVRGMHQDDAHLFVREEQIQEEIARVLELVEREYSTFGMPYRVLFSTRPEDYMGELATWERAEAALRQALEATGKPYQINEGDGAFYGPKLDFMVTDTLGREWQCATVQLDFQLPERFDLTYVDERGELRRPVIIHRAILGSLERFIGILVEHYAGDFPLWLAPLQARIVPVADRHLEYARRLERELGARGLRVEVDDRNEKLGYKIRQAELEKVPYVLVVGDREASSETVALRSRGEGDQGRLPWEEVAARLLEEVRLRSGRPAAPAGRPG; from the coding sequence ATGGATGGTCCCCACGCGCGCCCGGAGTCGGGCGACGGCAGGGTGCCGGAAGGACGGGAGGAGGGCCCGGTGCGCCTGCTCTTCCCCGACGGCGTGGAGCGGAGCTTTCCGGCGGGCGTGACCCCGCTCCAGGCGCTGGTGGAGAGCGACCGGCGGCTGGCCCGGGAGGCGGTGGTGGCGCGGCTGGACGGCGAGCTGGTCGACCTCAGCCGGCCGCTGGAACGCGGCGGCCGCATCGAGTTCCTCACCGCCCAGGACCCCGAGGGGCGGAAGGTTCTCCTGCACAGCGCCGCCCACCTGACCGCCCAGGCGGTCAAGCGGCTCTGGCCGGAGGCCCGTCTGGGCGTGGGGCCGGCGCTGGAGGAGACCTACTACTACGACATCGACCTGCCCGAGCCGCTCAGCGCCGACGACCTGCCCCGGATCGAGGAAGCGATGCGCGACATCGTCTCCCAGGACCTCCCCATCCGGCGGGAGGTGCTCACCCGGGAGGAGGCGCTCGAGCTCTTCGAGCTGCGCGAGGAGCCGTACAAGTTGGAGATCATCCGCCAGCTGCCCGAAGGCGCCACCATCACCGCCTACCGGCAGGGCGAGTTCGTCGACCTCTGCCGGGGGCCCCACGTCCCCTCCACCGGGATGATCCGCGCCTTCAAGCTGCTGGGCGTGGCCGGCTCCTACTGGCGCGGCGACGAGCATGGACCGCGCATGCAGCGGATCTCCGGCACCGCCTTCCGGAAGAGCGCGGAGCTGGAACACTTCCTCTGGGTGCGGGAGGAAGCCAGGCGGCGCGACCACCGCAAGCTGGGACCGGAGCTGGACCTGTTCTCCTTCCACGAGGAGGCGCCCGGCTTCGTCTTCTGGCACCCCAAGGGCTGGACGCTCTACCGCCAGCTGGAGGCCTTCTCGCGCGAGCTGCAGGAGGCGGCCGGCTACCGGGAGGTGCGCACGCCCCAGGTCTTCCGCACCGACCTCTGGAAGGTCTCCGGCCACTGGGAGCACTACCGCGAGAACATGTTCCTGATGGAGCGGGACGACGAGGTGCTGGGGCTGAAGCCGATGAACTGCCCGGCCCACTGCCTGCTGTACAAGGAGAAGACCCGCTCCTACCGCGACCTGCCGCTCCGCTTCATGGAGTATGAGGGACTCGCCCGCTACGAGCGCTCGGGCACGCTCCACGGCCTCCTCCGCGTCCGCGGCATGCACCAGGACGACGCGCACCTCTTCGTCCGCGAGGAGCAGATCCAGGAGGAGATCGCCCGCGTGCTGGAGCTGGTGGAGCGGGAGTACTCCACCTTCGGCATGCCCTACCGGGTGCTCTTCTCCACGCGGCCGGAGGATTACATGGGCGAGCTGGCCACCTGGGAGCGCGCCGAGGCGGCGCTCCGGCAGGCGCTGGAGGCGACGGGCAAGCCGTACCAGATCAACGAGGGCGACGGCGCCTTCTACGGCCCCAAGCTCGACTTCATGGTGACCGACACGCTCGGCCGGGAGTGGCAGTGCGCCACCGTCCAACTCGATTTCCAGCTGCCGGAGCGCTTCGATCTGACCTACGTGGACGAGCGCGGCGAGCTGCGCCGGCCGGTCATCATCCACCGCGCCATCCTGGGCTCGCTGGAGCGCTTCATCGGCATCCTGGTGGAGCACTACGCGGGCGACTTCCCGCTCTGGCTGGCCCCGCTCCAGGCGCGCATCGTGCCCGTGGCCGACCGGCACCTGGAGTACGCGCGGAGGCTGGAGCGGGAGCTGGGCGCCCGCGGGCTGCGGGTGGAGGTGGACGACCGCAACGAGAAGCTGGGCTACAAGATCCGCCAGGCGGAGCTCGAGAAGGTCCCCTACGTGCTGGTGGTGGGCGACCGGGAGGCGAGCTCGGAGACGGTCGCCCTCCGCAGCCGCGGCGAGGGCGACCAGGGCCGGCTTCCTTGGGAGGAAGTGGCCGCGCGCCTGCTGGAGGAGGTCCGGCTCCGAAGCGGGCGGCCCGCGGCGCCCGCGGGCCGCCCGGGCTGA
- the infC gene encoding translation initiation factor IF-3: MARELRVNQAIRAREVRVIDADGEQLGVFLTREALRVAAERGLDLVEVAPNATPPVCRLMDYGRYKYEQAKHEREARRHQRLVDIKEVKLRPNIDDHDFEVKARNAERFLREGNKVKCTIMFRGREIVHSSLGLQLLQQLVERVQDLAVVEQQPRVEGRNMVMLLSPKPNAVRQRAGGSPQGEEETKPSEGGEAAGAGSQ, from the coding sequence ATCGCCAGGGAGTTGCGGGTCAACCAGGCCATCCGGGCCCGTGAGGTGCGCGTCATCGACGCGGACGGCGAGCAGCTGGGGGTCTTCCTGACCCGGGAGGCGCTCCGCGTCGCGGCCGAACGGGGCCTGGACCTGGTTGAGGTGGCGCCCAACGCGACGCCGCCGGTCTGCCGGCTGATGGACTACGGCCGCTACAAGTACGAGCAGGCCAAGCACGAGCGGGAAGCCCGGCGCCACCAACGGCTCGTCGACATCAAGGAAGTGAAGCTGCGACCGAACATCGACGACCACGACTTCGAGGTCAAGGCGCGGAACGCAGAGCGCTTCCTTCGCGAGGGAAACAAGGTGAAATGCACCATCATGTTCCGCGGCCGGGAGATCGTGCACTCCTCCTTGGGCCTTCAGCTGCTCCAGCAGCTGGTGGAACGGGTGCAGGACTTGGCTGTCGTCGAGCAACAACCCCGGGTCGAGGGCCGCAACATGGTGATGCTCCTGAGCCCCAAGCCCAACGCGGTCCGGCAGCGGGCGGGTGGCTCCCCGCAGGGCGAGGAGGAGACCAAGCCGAGCGAAGGCGGCGAGGCCGCGGGTGCAGGGTCCCAGTGA
- the rpmI gene encoding 50S ribosomal protein L35 produces the protein MPKMKTHRGAAKRFKLTAKGHFRRQRAYNHHIARTKSKKQLRRLERPAVISRTDERRLRRLLPGT, from the coding sequence ATGCCCAAGATGAAGACGCACAGGGGTGCCGCCAAGCGGTTCAAGCTGACCGCCAAGGGCCACTTCCGGCGCCAACGCGCCTACAATCACCACATCGCTCGCACCAAGTCCAAGAAGCAGCTCCGCCGTCTCGAGCGGCCGGCCGTGATCAGCCGGACGGACGAGCGGCGCCTGCGCC